Proteins from a single region of Phycisphaerae bacterium:
- a CDS encoding SMI1/KNR4 family protein has product MKPHITSLEPPVTAEILARAEQHLGFRLPEDYVGFLRENNGGRPTPNTVPTPSFPGSAATDLKLFYAIGAKMECYDLVWNYEIWRRDSPANLLPIACDSGGSAFCLSVTGEDSGRIYYWDWHREPHRVRTRYLWVYTVADSLEEFLGSFREPRREEVGPADVNSLVWRTDWITAEIRRDDEFLKIGQYLHLCQHLPPGVTGWTMKKIEVPEHWSVRSVGVADGVITVSTRDGRVFQLTQYNVGMLNSAILEVGTISDEELDRIWCSYAGVQQV; this is encoded by the coding sequence GTGAAACCGCATATCACGAGTCTCGAACCGCCGGTTACGGCGGAGATACTGGCACGAGCCGAACAACACCTGGGCTTCAGACTGCCGGAGGATTACGTCGGGTTTCTCCGCGAGAATAACGGCGGACGGCCGACACCCAATACCGTTCCAACGCCGTCGTTTCCAGGCAGCGCAGCGACGGACCTGAAGCTGTTTTATGCCATCGGCGCAAAAATGGAGTGCTACGATCTTGTCTGGAACTACGAGATATGGCGCCGCGACTCACCGGCGAATCTGCTGCCGATTGCGTGCGATAGCGGCGGCAGCGCCTTCTGTCTTTCGGTCACTGGTGAGGACTCCGGCAGGATCTATTACTGGGATTGGCACCGTGAGCCGCATCGTGTACGAACACGCTACCTCTGGGTCTACACGGTCGCGGATTCACTGGAGGAGTTTCTGGGCAGCTTCCGCGAGCCGCGGCGGGAGGAGGTCGGACCGGCCGACGTGAACTCGCTCGTCTGGCGGACGGATTGGATCACCGCCGAGATTCGCCGGGATGACGAGTTCTTAAAGATCGGCCAGTACCTCCATCTTTGTCAGCACCTCCCTCCCGGCGTGACCGGCTGGACAATGAAGAAAATCGAGGTGCCGGAGCACTGGTCGGTCCGGAGCGTGGGGGTCGCCGACGGCGTCATCACGGTCAGCACGCGGGATGGCCGGGTTTTCCAGCTAACTCAATACAATGTCGGCATGCTCAATTCTGCCATCCTTGAAGTCGGCACCATCTCAGATGAGGAACTGGATCGCATCTGGTGCAGCTACGCCGGCGTACAGCAGGTATAG
- a CDS encoding RluA family pseudouridine synthase, whose translation MAQEPLDDELPLSDEIAEIRPDIDSEEARHVTLYIRRRLPGRRLDKYLHSRFPHLSRTMVQRLMKHGAITVNGNPTKASYEPNGGDRVDLTIPPPEPYDLVPEPIPLDVIYEDDHVLALNKQKGIIVHPSRTTQTGTLANGLAHYANSLSHGDDPFRPGIIHRLDKNTTGILLVAKHDEAHWRLSLQFERRTVRKTYLGVVEGNPHLDADVIDAPLSSHQTIKDRYIVPTAHPKFLNRLAKEAITEYEIVERFRGYALAHLHPRTGRTHQLRVHMSYIGHPMAGDTFYGGHHVSEFSLTGQGSDAPITSQQALHAYRIRFKHPIWETVMELEAPPPPELAHLIRLLREYRKL comes from the coding sequence ATGGCCCAAGAACCGTTGGACGACGAACTGCCCCTCAGCGACGAGATCGCCGAGATCCGTCCGGACATTGACAGCGAGGAGGCCCGGCATGTGACCCTGTACATCCGACGCCGCCTGCCCGGCCGCAGACTGGACAAGTACCTCCACTCTCGCTTCCCCCATCTGTCCCGAACCATGGTCCAGCGGTTGATGAAGCACGGAGCCATTACCGTCAACGGTAACCCCACCAAGGCCAGCTATGAGCCAAACGGCGGAGACCGCGTCGATCTGACCATCCCCCCGCCCGAACCCTACGACCTCGTTCCCGAACCCATCCCCCTCGACGTCATCTATGAAGACGACCACGTCCTCGCCCTCAACAAGCAGAAGGGAATCATCGTTCACCCATCCCGAACCACACAGACCGGCACACTGGCCAATGGCCTGGCCCACTACGCCAACAGCCTCAGCCACGGCGATGATCCCTTCCGGCCCGGCATCATCCACCGGCTGGATAAGAACACCACCGGCATACTGCTCGTCGCCAAACACGACGAGGCCCACTGGCGGCTGTCCCTGCAGTTCGAACGCCGAACCGTCCGCAAGACCTACCTCGGCGTGGTCGAGGGCAACCCCCATCTCGACGCCGACGTCATTGACGCCCCACTGAGTTCACACCAGACCATCAAAGACCGCTACATCGTCCCGACCGCCCACCCCAAGTTCCTCAATCGCTTGGCCAAGGAAGCCATCACCGAATACGAGATCGTGGAACGGTTCCGCGGATACGCTCTGGCCCATCTCCATCCTCGCACCGGCCGAACCCACCAGCTCCGCGTCCACATGTCCTACATCGGGCACCCCATGGCCGGGGACACCTTCTACGGCGGACACCACGTATCCGAGTTCAGCCTGACCGGCCAGGGCAGCGACGCCCCGATCACCTCCCAGCAGGCCCTCCACGCGTACCGGATCCGCTTCAAACACCCAATCTGGGAGACCGTCATGGAGCTGGAGGCCCCGCCGCCTCCGGAGCTGGCCCACCTCATCCGTCTGCTCAGGGAATACCGTAAGCTCTAG
- a CDS encoding aminotransferase class I/II-fold pyridoxal phosphate-dependent enzyme — MANLTPERLLSQRSRSVDASGIRKVFDLGAKLKDPINFSIGQPDYDVPPAVRQAAIDAIQSRRNGYTVTQGIAPLCERLAADLKVECGVTSPILVTSGVSGGILLALMAVLNPGDEVVIGDPYFVIYKHAVKLVGGIPVMVDTYPTFGFDLLRYEAAITPRTKMIVLATPSNPTGVVLAEAALRQAADLATRHNLLLLVDEIYNRLVYDTPSPCAASLAPDRTLLLRGFGKSYGMTGWRLGYAAGPKFLIDEMTKLQQYTFVCAPSMVQYAGLAALDADISGHVDDYRRKRDLAAKHLASAFEFAPPGGGFYIFPKVPERFANATEFATQAIERNVLIIPGGVFSERDTHFRLSYATSNEKIVKGCEILCALASGE, encoded by the coding sequence ATGGCAAATCTGACTCCGGAACGCCTCTTGTCCCAGCGAAGCCGCTCTGTGGATGCATCCGGCATTCGCAAAGTCTTCGATTTGGGCGCCAAGCTCAAGGACCCAATCAACTTCTCCATCGGGCAGCCTGATTACGATGTGCCCCCGGCCGTCCGACAGGCGGCCATCGACGCGATTCAGAGCCGAAGGAACGGCTACACCGTGACCCAGGGGATCGCCCCGCTTTGCGAACGGCTGGCAGCCGACCTGAAAGTCGAGTGCGGCGTGACCTCCCCCATCCTGGTCACCTCAGGCGTCTCCGGCGGCATCCTGCTGGCCCTCATGGCCGTACTCAACCCCGGCGATGAGGTGGTCATCGGCGATCCCTATTTCGTCATCTACAAGCACGCGGTCAAACTCGTCGGCGGTATCCCTGTCATGGTTGACACCTATCCGACATTCGGCTTTGACCTCCTGCGGTACGAGGCGGCCATCACCCCTCGGACCAAGATGATCGTGCTGGCCACGCCCAGCAATCCCACCGGCGTGGTCCTCGCCGAGGCCGCGCTCCGCCAAGCCGCCGATCTCGCCACCCGGCACAACCTCCTTCTTCTCGTCGACGAGATCTACAACCGGCTGGTCTACGATACCCCATCACCCTGCGCCGCGAGCTTGGCCCCCGATCGCACGCTGCTCCTGCGCGGTTTCGGCAAGAGCTACGGCATGACCGGCTGGCGACTCGGCTATGCGGCCGGACCGAAGTTCCTCATCGATGAAATGACCAAGCTCCAACAGTACACCTTCGTGTGTGCACCCAGCATGGTACAGTACGCCGGCTTGGCAGCCCTCGACGCGGATATCTCCGGACATGTCGATGACTATCGACGCAAACGCGATCTGGCCGCTAAACACCTCGCGTCCGCGTTCGAGTTCGCGCCGCCAGGAGGTGGCTTCTACATCTTCCCCAAGGTGCCGGAGCGGTTCGCTAACGCGACCGAGTTCGCAACCCAGGCCATCGAGCGGAACGTGCTGATTATCCCGGGCGGGGTCTTCAGCGAACGTGATACGCACTTCCGCCTGAGCTATGCGACCTCCAACGAGAAAATCGTCAAGGGTTGCGAGATTCTCTGTGCGCTGGCCAGCGGAGAATAG
- a CDS encoding small basic protein has protein sequence MSIDRSLKTAGNLARHRNVLTRAERISRLKDKEAWKDGGSVFGLPKVAHRNAKVGKKEKKKEEVATPGKEGEAPPPAATPAKK, from the coding sequence ATGTCGATCGATCGTTCGCTCAAGACCGCGGGCAACCTGGCCCGACATCGCAATGTCCTCACTCGGGCCGAGAGAATCTCCAGGCTGAAGGACAAGGAAGCCTGGAAGGATGGCGGCAGCGTGTTTGGCCTCCCCAAGGTAGCCCACCGAAACGCCAAGGTCGGCAAGAAGGAGAAGAAGAAGGAAGAGGTCGCTACCCCCGGTAAGGAAGGCGAGGCTCCGCCCCCAGCGGCCACTCCCGCGAAAAAGTAG
- the pruA gene encoding L-glutamate gamma-semialdehyde dehydrogenase, producing MTQRPAFEQRTRQIGAEILSRARSAEPSVLRLQWWMDRMLDWATADPVRKLQLFRFTDVLPCLTDDRAVARQMSEYLLDGQVPLPWPARPLLKAAVGMGWSRRLLAALTKWGATTMARSFIAGHTPEEAIQTVLALRRRGMAFTIDTLGEATTSDVQADRYAEQYLRLLDSLGPAARGWEPLEVVDRSDSGLMPRVNLSLKLTGLDPCFDPIDPDCSASAVLERLRPILRSARKHGAIVNIDLEQHRYRDLTLEIFRRIMTDPEFGDCPDLGIVLQAYLQDGVGDLDRLLDWVNRRGTPITVRLVKGAYWDYEVFTAIQRGWPIPVLTQKWQSDAQYELMARRLLDHRQMMRPAFASHNIRSLAAAMAYAESIGASPRSFEVQMLFGMGDPLKVAVIGMGYTLRIYAPFGELIPGMAYLIRRLLENTANESFLKGSFRERKPAEQILADPDEVRPASAPLPEPLSVDSDEDEPMNAFSFEPHTDFSRADARESMSEALARVHDAFGGTCPLVIAGQKIATTQTLASLNPSRTSEVVGQVCQASIEQADQAVVAARVAFTAHWLEAVLREGIVAVHARRAALLRRVAAIMRQRRFELDAWIVYEVGKAWREADGDVAEAIDFCNYYAGEIERISLRPRRRHFPGEDNLYGYQPLGVVAVISPWNFPLAILTGMTAAAVAAGNSVVMKPAGQSSVIAAKLMDIFAEASAPPGVVNYLPGPGKAVGARLVEHPDVNLIVFTGSREVGCWMHEQAAKRRAGQPFLKRVIAEMGGKNAIIVDSDADLDEAVVGVIASAFGYSGQKCSACSRVIVHHAVRETFVQRLIDAARSMVIGPADEPATLVGPVIDDASRTRIAGYIERGRQESKLAYLADLGALSDRGTFVPPAIFVDVPPKAAIAQEEIFGPVLAVIDAASFEDALEIANGVDYALTGGVYSRSPRHLELARRGFDVGNLYLNRNITGALVDRQPFGGYKMSGIGSKAGGPDYLLQFMEPRTVTENTLRHGFAPESTAAPVAG from the coding sequence ATGACTCAGCGGCCTGCGTTCGAGCAGCGAACTCGCCAGATCGGAGCCGAGATCCTCAGCCGGGCTCGCAGCGCCGAGCCGTCTGTGTTGCGGCTGCAGTGGTGGATGGACCGCATGCTCGACTGGGCGACGGCTGATCCGGTCCGCAAGCTGCAGCTGTTTCGGTTCACCGATGTTCTTCCCTGCTTAACGGACGATCGGGCCGTGGCCCGCCAGATGAGCGAGTATCTGCTGGACGGTCAGGTTCCGTTGCCCTGGCCGGCCCGTCCGCTCCTGAAGGCCGCTGTTGGCATGGGCTGGAGTCGCCGGCTGCTGGCGGCCTTGACCAAGTGGGGAGCGACCACAATGGCTCGTTCCTTCATTGCGGGTCACACTCCGGAAGAGGCCATTCAAACGGTGCTTGCTCTTCGCCGTCGCGGGATGGCTTTCACCATCGACACCCTCGGGGAGGCGACGACCAGTGACGTTCAGGCCGATCGGTATGCCGAGCAGTACCTGCGGCTGCTGGATTCCCTGGGGCCGGCGGCCCGTGGTTGGGAGCCACTTGAGGTGGTTGACCGGAGTGATTCGGGCCTGATGCCCCGGGTCAATCTGTCGCTGAAACTCACCGGCCTGGATCCGTGCTTTGACCCCATCGATCCCGATTGCAGTGCGAGCGCGGTGCTTGAACGTCTGCGGCCGATTCTGCGTTCGGCCCGCAAGCATGGGGCGATCGTGAACATCGATCTCGAGCAGCACCGGTATCGGGATCTGACCCTGGAGATCTTCCGCCGAATCATGACCGACCCCGAGTTCGGGGATTGTCCGGATCTGGGGATTGTGCTCCAGGCATACCTGCAGGATGGTGTTGGTGATCTTGATCGCCTGCTGGACTGGGTGAACAGGCGGGGCACGCCGATCACGGTTCGCCTAGTCAAGGGAGCGTACTGGGACTACGAGGTTTTCACCGCGATCCAGCGTGGCTGGCCGATTCCCGTCCTGACCCAGAAATGGCAGAGCGATGCTCAGTACGAGCTCATGGCCCGCCGGCTGCTGGATCATCGGCAGATGATGCGTCCGGCTTTTGCCAGCCACAACATCCGGAGCCTGGCGGCGGCCATGGCCTACGCCGAGTCGATCGGGGCTTCGCCGCGCTCATTTGAAGTCCAGATGCTCTTCGGCATGGGGGATCCTCTGAAGGTCGCCGTAATCGGCATGGGCTACACCCTGCGGATCTACGCGCCGTTTGGCGAGTTGATTCCGGGTATGGCGTACTTGATCCGCCGCCTGCTGGAGAACACGGCAAACGAATCGTTCCTGAAAGGGAGTTTCCGAGAGCGTAAACCGGCGGAGCAGATACTGGCCGATCCTGACGAAGTCCGTCCCGCCAGCGCCCCGTTACCCGAACCGTTGTCGGTCGATTCCGACGAGGACGAACCTATGAATGCGTTTAGCTTCGAGCCGCACACCGATTTCAGCCGTGCAGATGCCCGCGAGTCGATGAGCGAGGCCCTGGCCCGAGTGCACGATGCGTTTGGCGGAACCTGTCCGTTGGTGATTGCTGGCCAGAAGATCGCCACAACTCAAACGTTGGCCTCGCTCAATCCATCTCGGACCAGCGAGGTCGTGGGGCAGGTTTGCCAGGCGAGCATCGAGCAGGCGGATCAGGCGGTGGTGGCCGCCAGAGTTGCATTCACGGCCCACTGGCTGGAGGCGGTGCTCCGCGAGGGGATCGTGGCCGTCCACGCTCGACGGGCGGCGCTGCTGCGGCGAGTGGCGGCGATCATGCGGCAGCGGCGGTTCGAGCTGGATGCCTGGATTGTCTACGAGGTCGGCAAGGCCTGGCGCGAGGCGGACGGCGACGTTGCCGAAGCCATTGATTTCTGTAACTACTACGCCGGCGAGATCGAACGGATCTCGTTGCGTCCGCGGCGGCGCCACTTTCCGGGCGAGGACAACCTGTACGGCTACCAGCCGCTGGGCGTGGTCGCGGTGATCTCGCCGTGGAATTTCCCGCTGGCCATTCTGACCGGTATGACCGCAGCGGCCGTGGCGGCCGGCAACTCGGTGGTGATGAAGCCGGCCGGCCAATCCTCGGTGATTGCCGCCAAGCTGATGGATATCTTCGCCGAGGCCAGCGCTCCGCCGGGGGTGGTCAACTACCTGCCCGGTCCCGGTAAGGCTGTCGGGGCTCGCCTGGTGGAGCATCCGGACGTGAATCTAATCGTGTTCACAGGTTCACGTGAGGTCGGTTGCTGGATGCACGAGCAAGCCGCCAAACGCCGGGCCGGCCAGCCGTTTCTCAAGCGGGTTATCGCCGAGATGGGTGGCAAGAACGCGATCATTGTGGATTCGGACGCTGATCTCGACGAGGCCGTGGTTGGCGTGATCGCCTCGGCGTTCGGCTACTCCGGGCAGAAGTGCTCGGCCTGCAGCCGGGTGATCGTTCACCATGCGGTCCGGGAGACGTTCGTTCAGCGGCTGATTGACGCCGCTCGGAGCATGGTGATCGGTCCGGCGGACGAGCCGGCCACGCTGGTTGGCCCGGTGATTGATGACGCCAGCCGGACGAGGATCGCCGGGTATATCGAGCGCGGCCGGCAGGAATCAAAGTTGGCGTATCTGGCAGACTTGGGCGCGCTCTCCGATCGCGGGACGTTCGTGCCGCCTGCCATCTTCGTGGATGTGCCCCCAAAGGCGGCAATCGCCCAGGAGGAGATCTTCGGGCCCGTCCTGGCCGTGATCGACGCCGCGTCCTTCGAGGATGCCCTGGAGATCGCCAACGGCGTGGACTACGCTCTGACTGGTGGGGTCTACTCGCGGAGCCCCCGTCATCTGGAACTAGCCCGCAGAGGTTTCGATGTCGGCAACCTCTATCTCAACCGAAACATCACCGGCGCCCTGGTTGATCGCCAACCGTTCGGCGGCTACAAGATGAGCGGGATTGGCAGCAAGGCGGGCGGTCCGGACTACCTGCTCCAGTTCATGGAGCCCCGCACCGTCACGGAAAACACGCTTCGGCATGGGTTTGCGCCAGAGTCCACCGCGGCCCCGGTTGCAGGGTGA
- the rsfS gene encoding ribosome silencing factor, with the protein MARKPKTQKREGTPVGALELAVQAARIAYGDNAENVVVLDLRGLSSIADYFVIATATSDRQMRAIADHVEEYARSVGEKPYRTSGYESSSWLLADYIDVVIHLFSPEKRGYYELDILWGDAPRVEWKGPNAR; encoded by the coding sequence ATGGCAAGAAAACCGAAGACCCAGAAGCGGGAAGGGACGCCGGTCGGAGCTCTCGAACTGGCCGTCCAGGCGGCCCGCATCGCCTACGGTGACAACGCCGAGAACGTCGTCGTCCTCGATCTGCGCGGACTGAGCTCAATCGCGGACTACTTCGTCATCGCCACGGCCACGTCCGACCGGCAGATGCGAGCCATCGCTGACCACGTCGAGGAATACGCCCGATCGGTCGGCGAGAAGCCCTACCGAACCAGTGGCTACGAGTCCTCGAGCTGGCTGCTGGCCGACTACATCGACGTGGTTATCCACCTGTTCAGCCCGGAGAAACGCGGCTACTACGAACTCGACATCCTCTGGGGCGACGCACCGCGCGTGGAGTGGAAAGGCCCGAACGCGAGGTAA
- a CDS encoding response regulator, whose amino-acid sequence MAVRHHIKVLVVDDDPQVCKTVGKILQENDYQVQTYTQPRQALQAVRKTPFDIALIDIKMPDVNGVELVEKIRGEDDRVATVVMTAFPDVQSAAETMRLGARDYITKPFSAEQLLAAIERIAQELGLIYTNEHELNRLIGQRIRQERLKQSLTLRQLSERSELTTSQLSQVELGKNAASVWALARISGALGKQLCELIGGL is encoded by the coding sequence ATGGCGGTCCGACACCACATCAAAGTCCTGGTGGTCGACGACGACCCCCAGGTGTGCAAAACCGTAGGCAAGATCCTCCAGGAGAACGACTACCAGGTCCAGACCTACACCCAGCCGCGACAGGCCCTGCAGGCCGTACGCAAGACACCGTTCGATATCGCCCTCATCGACATCAAGATGCCCGATGTCAACGGCGTCGAGCTCGTCGAGAAGATCCGCGGCGAGGACGATCGTGTGGCCACCGTGGTCATGACCGCGTTCCCGGATGTCCAGAGCGCCGCCGAGACCATGCGTCTAGGCGCCCGCGACTACATCACTAAGCCCTTCAGCGCTGAACAACTCCTGGCGGCCATCGAACGGATCGCTCAGGAACTAGGTCTAATCTACACCAACGAACACGAGCTGAACCGGCTGATCGGGCAGCGGATTCGCCAGGAACGCCTCAAGCAGAGCCTCACCCTGCGGCAGCTGTCCGAGCGGTCCGAACTGACCACCTCGCAGCTATCCCAGGTCGAGCTGGGCAAGAACGCCGCAAGCGTGTGGGCGCTGGCCAGAATCAGCGGGGCCCTCGGTAAGCAGCTTTGCGAGCTCATCGGCGGCCTGTAA
- a CDS encoding 4Fe-4S binding protein yields MIKALIARLKQGHRTIAFPGAEPVLPDRFRGRPALNGAKCVSPCDTCVRSCPTGAIRVGSVGPELDMGRCLFCTECTQACPTGAITLGREYSLAARRREDLILDGRTFKPAEALGEEVRRLFGRSLRLRQVSAGGCNACEADLNVLTTVVFDLGRFGIQFVASPRHADGLVITGPVTENMKTALLKTYEATPAPKFVIAVGACAISGGPYVDRPESSNGAAGLLPIDLFIPGCPPHPVTILDGLLRFLGQREG; encoded by the coding sequence ATGATCAAAGCCCTTATCGCACGACTAAAACAGGGGCACCGGACAATTGCCTTCCCGGGCGCCGAACCGGTCTTGCCGGATCGTTTTCGAGGACGCCCCGCATTGAACGGCGCCAAATGCGTATCGCCCTGTGACACCTGTGTCCGCTCCTGCCCCACCGGGGCAATCCGAGTCGGCTCAGTCGGCCCGGAACTGGACATGGGAAGGTGCTTGTTCTGTACCGAGTGCACGCAGGCCTGCCCAACCGGTGCCATCACGTTGGGCCGCGAGTACAGCCTGGCCGCTCGGCGCCGGGAAGACTTGATCCTGGACGGGAGGACGTTCAAACCGGCGGAGGCCCTGGGCGAGGAGGTCCGGCGGCTCTTCGGGCGGTCACTCAGACTCCGCCAGGTGAGCGCAGGGGGATGCAACGCTTGTGAGGCCGATCTCAACGTGCTCACTACCGTTGTTTTCGACCTGGGCCGCTTCGGCATCCAATTCGTGGCCTCGCCCCGGCACGCCGACGGGCTGGTTATCACCGGGCCGGTCACGGAGAACATGAAAACCGCTCTCCTCAAGACGTACGAGGCAACACCGGCACCCAAGTTCGTCATCGCCGTAGGGGCTTGTGCCATCTCCGGCGGGCCTTATGTCGATCGACCCGAGAGCTCTAACGGTGCTGCCGGGCTGCTTCCGATCGACCTGTTCATTCCCGGCTGCCCACCCCACCCAGTGACGATCCTGGATGGACTGCTTCGCTTCCTGGGTCAGCGGGAGGGATGA
- a CDS encoding NADH-quinone oxidoreductase subunit C — MAEPTAPSGSTGPGRIMMAGAMYLTLGNGEVADLSAVPVLSMTEFRNSVISGIARDGRLAAFFGHPLPGESVRLYAIIAQGDMGVLEVTSADATASYPALTPDCPSAHWFEREIAEQWGVRPEGHPWLKPIRFHASRRPGHDAWNRPANATIEPCVTKYFQIRGEEVHEVAVGPVHAGIIEPGHFRFQCHGEIVHHLEISLGYQHRGVEQGLIGGPGPRTMPFLETLAGDTSIGHASAGCEAIEALAGCQVPARAQAIRGITLELERLANHTGDLGALAGDVGYLPTASYCGRIRGDFLNMTALICGSRFGRGIVRPGGVLFDLDHPRTSQLVERLEAATEDVTNAVDLLWETPSVMSRFQETGTVSRLAAEELGLVGVAARACGLERDVRQELPSGIFRFAQIPISTTESGDVFGRAFVRWLEIQRSLGFLLGQLKALPESAILRQIGPLAPSSLAVTLTEGWRGEICHAAITDSQGRLAGYKVVDPSFHNWFGLAMALRNQQVSDFPLCNKSFNLSYCGHDL, encoded by the coding sequence ATGGCTGAGCCAACTGCTCCATCAGGCAGCACAGGCCCTGGGAGGATCATGATGGCGGGCGCGATGTACCTCACCTTAGGCAACGGCGAAGTGGCCGATCTCAGCGCGGTGCCGGTCCTCAGCATGACCGAGTTCCGCAACTCGGTCATCAGCGGAATTGCCCGTGATGGGCGCCTGGCGGCCTTCTTCGGGCATCCCCTGCCCGGCGAATCCGTTCGACTCTACGCCATCATCGCCCAGGGCGACATGGGCGTGCTCGAAGTAACGTCGGCCGATGCGACCGCCAGCTACCCGGCCCTGACACCCGACTGCCCGTCCGCCCATTGGTTTGAACGCGAAATCGCCGAGCAATGGGGCGTCAGACCCGAGGGACACCCGTGGCTCAAGCCGATCCGGTTCCACGCCTCTCGGCGCCCAGGCCACGATGCCTGGAACCGGCCAGCCAACGCCACCATCGAGCCGTGCGTCACCAAGTACTTCCAGATCCGCGGCGAGGAGGTCCACGAGGTCGCGGTCGGACCGGTCCACGCCGGAATCATCGAGCCTGGTCACTTCCGCTTCCAGTGTCACGGCGAAATCGTCCATCACCTCGAGATCTCGTTAGGCTACCAGCACCGGGGCGTGGAACAGGGCCTGATCGGCGGGCCGGGACCACGAACCATGCCCTTCCTGGAGACGCTGGCAGGGGATACCTCAATCGGCCACGCAAGCGCGGGCTGCGAGGCAATCGAGGCCCTGGCCGGCTGCCAGGTCCCCGCGCGAGCCCAGGCGATCCGCGGCATCACCCTCGAACTGGAGCGACTGGCCAACCATACCGGTGATCTGGGGGCGCTGGCCGGTGACGTCGGCTACCTGCCGACGGCATCGTACTGCGGCCGCATCCGCGGCGATTTCCTAAACATGACCGCCCTGATCTGCGGCAGTCGATTCGGACGCGGCATCGTTCGGCCGGGTGGTGTGTTGTTCGACCTGGACCACCCCCGGACGAGCCAACTGGTCGAGCGGCTGGAGGCGGCCACAGAAGACGTGACCAATGCCGTCGATCTGCTCTGGGAGACCCCTTCGGTCATGAGCCGATTCCAGGAAACCGGCACTGTGTCGCGCCTCGCGGCCGAGGAACTCGGGTTGGTCGGCGTAGCGGCGCGGGCCTGTGGACTCGAACGCGACGTGCGGCAGGAACTCCCCAGCGGCATTTTCCGGTTTGCCCAGATTCCCATTTCAACCACCGAGAGCGGCGACGTTTTCGGCCGGGCCTTCGTGCGGTGGCTGGAGATCCAACGGTCACTGGGCTTCCTGCTCGGCCAACTCAAAGCCCTGCCGGAAAGCGCGATCCTCCGCCAAATCGGCCCGCTGGCTCCCTCATCGCTGGCCGTCACGCTGACCGAGGGATGGCGCGGTGAAATCTGCCATGCGGCTATCACCGACTCGCAGGGCCGACTTGCAGGCTACAAAGTCGTCGACCCGTCCTTCCACAACTGGTTCGGTCTGGCGATGGCCCTGCGAAACCAGCAGGTTTCGGATTTCCCGCTGTGCAACAAGAGCTTCAACCTGTCCTACTGCGGACATGATCTGTAG